CATTGCGCGCCTCTCAGTGGAGCAAGGCAACAAATCGTAGTGTTCATAAAAGAAGGGGATTTTTGGATTATTAGCAAACTTATGCTGCTATCCATTTCCTAGATGGGTTTGCAGCCTGATCAGCTATCATCTGAGTAACCTAATAACTGCTAGCTGATCGCCCCCCCTAAGCGCATATCGGCAGTTGCCGGGAGTTGTTTCGCTTCGCTCAACCAAACTAAAGATGAGTTAGGATCATCTTCCGTTATCTGCCGGTAAAGACTCTTAGTTTTTATCACTAATCCAAATGTTAACTCTCTCTACATACTCAGCATTTACAAAGTCAGAGTCTCAAATGTAAATATCTCATTTTCGCACCTTCTCACATTTCGAATAGTAAGTTCTTACCTTAAGATAAGTAACATATAAGGCTACGTGGATCGGAGAGTATGTATGGGGGTAAGAGAAGAAATCTTCAATTCCTTACTTGATGACGCTAAAGCTTTATCCATCTCCTTGAAATATCGCGACTATTTAACATTTCAGCACTCTGAACGTGTCAAAACACTTTCCTTAGAGCTAGGACTGGCTTGCGGCCTTAACCAATTGGATTTAGATACCCTGTGTATAGCCGCTATGTTTCATGATATTGGTAAAATAGGTATTCCAGACGATATCCTGATGAAATCAGAGAAGTTTGATGAAACCGAATGGGAAATCATGCAGCAGCACTCCGCTATAGGAGAAGAAATTATGACGTCCATGAACGTGGGAAACTCACAAGAAGTTGCCCGTTTAATTCGTCATCATCATGAGTCATATGACGGGTCGGGATATCCTGATCATTTATCTGGAAACTACATACCACTTGGCTCACGAATTATTAGTATCGCTGACAGTTATGATGCGATATCCGTAACACGGGTTTATCACCATGCACGAACCCATCAGGAAACGATGGCAATCAT
The DNA window shown above is from Aliamphritea ceti and carries:
- a CDS encoding HD-GYP domain-containing protein encodes the protein MGVREEIFNSLLDDAKALSISLKYRDYLTFQHSERVKTLSLELGLACGLNQLDLDTLCIAAMFHDIGKIGIPDDILMKSEKFDETEWEIMQQHSAIGEEIMTSMNVGNSQEVARLIRHHHESYDGSGYPDHLSGNYIPLGSRIISIADSYDAISVTRVYHHARTHQETMAIMHEETGKKFDPNLMQLFCNLIELSPFKAARKLESHA